Proteins from a genomic interval of Arachis hypogaea cultivar Tifrunner chromosome 10, arahy.Tifrunner.gnm2.J5K5, whole genome shotgun sequence:
- the LOC112715394 gene encoding DNA replication complex GINS protein PSF3, whose product MAKYYDIDDIITEEEIVSVIFQKPASGVGIDPSSETDFIETGSKVELPFWLAHELQLRQAVSVHVPPCFNQKTRLEIQADSASVDLRSRCPFFYEFGCKIAPIVSDRTIGFLLLSAFKSRYKEILTKAHTTAFAAGSKFWTILTKEEISLYEAAQAAMVSFKKWRRGGPRFQIASILARKRKSTD is encoded by the exons ATGGCAAAATACTATGATATTGATGATATTATCACAGAGGAAGAG ATTGTGTCAGTTATATTTCAGAAGCCAGCATCTGGAGTGGGGATAGATCCCAGTTCTGAAACAGACTTT ATTGAAACAGGTTCAAAAGTTGAACTGCCTTTTTGGCTTGCTCATGAACTACAGTTGAGACAAGCAGTATCAGTCCATGTTCCTCCTTGTTTCAATCAAAA AACAAGGTTAGAGATCCAGGCTGATTCTGCAAGTGTGGATTTGAGGTCTAGATGTCCATTCTTCTATGAATTTGGTTGCAAGATAGCACCCAT AGTTAGTGATAGAACCATTGGGTTTCTGTTGTTGTCGGCATTCAAGAGTAGGTACaaggaaattctcaccaaggcaCATACTACAGCATTTGCAGCTGGTTCCAAATTCTGGACTATTTTGACAAAAGAAGAGATCAGTT TGTATGAGGCAGCTCAAGCTGCAATGGTATCCTTCAAGAAGTGGCGAAGGGGCGGACCTAGATTCCAGATAGCTTCCATTCTGGCAAGAAAGAGAAAATCAACTGACTAG